TGACATTACGCCTGATAATTTAAATGGTTTTGATGCTGTTGTTATCGGAATACGCGCATATAACACTGTTGAAACATTAAAATTTAAACAATATGTTTTATTCGATTTCGTAAAGAATGGTGGTAATATGGTGGTTCAATATAACACGAGCCGCGGTTTGGTAACCGATGAGTTGGCGCCTTATACATTAGAATTATCTCGCGATCGTGTCACCGATGAGTTTGCTGAGGTTAAATTTTTAGCACCCAATCATCCTGTTTTAAATGTACCTAATAAAATAACCCAAACAGATTTTGAAAACTGGACGCAAGAGCGTGGACTATATTTCCCGGATAAATGGAGTACGGATTTTACACCAATTTTATCCATGCATGATAAAGGGGAGTCAGCCAAAAAAGGAAGTTTATTAGTGGCGCAATACGGAAAAGGCTACTACATCTATACAGGCTTGAGTTTCTTTAGGGAATTTCCTGCTGGAGTTTCCGGTGCGTATCGCTTATTTGCAAATATTTTATCTTTAGGAAAATAAAACCGAAAAATTAAAAACCATGAAGCAAGAAAAATACAAATGGGAAAAAATGTATACAATTTTACTCGTTGCTAATGCACTTTATATTTTAGCGTTTTATTTCATCATGCAAGCCTTTTAACTATGCAAACTCTCGACTGGATTGTATTATCCATTACTTTAATTACAATTGTTGCTTACGGAACCTATCAAACGCGTGGCAGTAAAAATGTTCAAGATTTTTTAAAAGGTGGTAATAGCTCTAAATGGTGGACTATTGGTCTGTCGGTCATGGCAACCCAAGCCAGTGCAATTACGTTTTTATCCACTCCAGGTCAAGCTTTTAATGACGGAATGGGTTTTGTGCAATTCTATTTCGGACTGCCAATTGCCATGATTGTCATATGTATGGTATTTATTCCTTTGTATCACAGACTTAATGTATACACTGCTTATGAATTTCTTGAAAATCGTTTCGATTTAAAAACCAGAACATTAACAGCTATTTTATTTCTTATTCAGCGTGGTTTAGCTGCTGGTATTACCATTTTTGCGCCGGCCATTATTTTATCAGTTGTATTAGGTTGGAATTTGTTACTACTCAATATTATAATCGGAATTCTTGTTATTATTTATACCGTTTCTGGTGGTACTAAAGCGGTCAATGTAACCCAGAAACACCAGATGGTTGTTATTTTTACAGGAATGATTATCGCTTTTATTCTTATTGTAAATAAACTTCCAGAAAATATCACCTTTAGCAACGCTTTGGATATTGCTGGTGCAAGCGGTAAAATGGAGATTTTAGATTTCTCTTTCGACCTCAATAATCGCTATACATTTTGGAGTGGTATTATTGGAGGTACGTTTTTGATGCTTTCCTACTTCGGCACAGACCAAAGTCAAGTACAACGCTATTTGTCTGGAAAATCTGTTCGTGAAATGCAATTGGGACTAATGTTCAACGGACTTTTTAAAATACCCATGCAGTTTTTTATACTGTTAGTGGGTGTTATGGTGTTTGTGTTTTATCAATTTAATAAAGCGCCAATTAATTTTAATCCTGTAGCAACGGAAGTGGTATTAAATACCCAGTATGCTGAAGAATACCAAGAGCTGCAAACGGAACAAGATGCCATTTACGATACCAAACAAGTATTAATTGCCGATTTTATAGCCAATAAAAATGAAGCTTCCATTGCAGGCGTGGCTTCCGCAAACGCCAAAAATGATAGTATTCGTGCGCGTGCGCGATATTTAATTGATAAAGCTGGCGAAACTAAAGGCGTAAAAGTGGAAAGTAATGATAAGGATTATGTGTTTATCAATTTTATTTTAAACAACCTACCGCGTGGTTTAATTGGGCTGTTATTAGCCGTTATATTAAGTGCAGCTATGTCTAGCACATCTAGTGAATTAAATGCATTGGCTTCCACAACAACAATTGATTTATTTAAAAGAAACACCCGCGAAAGAACCGATACGGAAATGGTAAAAGTGTCACGTTGGTTTACATTAGGTTGGGGAATTATAGCTATTCTCGTTGCTTGTGTCGCCAATCTTGCCGAAAACTTAATTCAGTTAGTTAATATTATTGGATCCATTTTCTACGGAAATGTTCTAGGTATTT
Above is a window of Bizionia sp. M204 DNA encoding:
- a CDS encoding sodium:solute symporter, with translation MQTLDWIVLSITLITIVAYGTYQTRGSKNVQDFLKGGNSSKWWTIGLSVMATQASAITFLSTPGQAFNDGMGFVQFYFGLPIAMIVICMVFIPLYHRLNVYTAYEFLENRFDLKTRTLTAILFLIQRGLAAGITIFAPAIILSVVLGWNLLLLNIIIGILVIIYTVSGGTKAVNVTQKHQMVVIFTGMIIAFILIVNKLPENITFSNALDIAGASGKMEILDFSFDLNNRYTFWSGIIGGTFLMLSYFGTDQSQVQRYLSGKSVREMQLGLMFNGLFKIPMQFFILLVGVMVFVFYQFNKAPINFNPVATEVVLNTQYAEEYQELQTEQDAIYDTKQVLIADFIANKNEASIAGVASANAKNDSIRARARYLIDKAGETKGVKVESNDKDYVFINFILNNLPRGLIGLLLAVILSAAMSSTSSELNALASTTTIDLFKRNTRERTDTEMVKVSRWFTLGWGIIAILVACVANLAENLIQLVNIIGSIFYGNVLGIFLLAFFVKAVKGRAVFIAAIITQILVISLFLLDLYEYINLPFLWLNFVGCAIVVAIAIMIQFTNKNRI